The DNA sequence GGTAGTTGGGAAAAAAACAACTTGACTAAGTTGCTCAACTTGGTTATATTTGAATTGTGACTCATTTGGAGATATTACAGGAGTTTTGGTCAATAGATGAATTTTATTAGCGCAAAAACAAACTACGGGCTGATTGCAGTCATGGAGCTTGTAGAAAACTATGATAAAAGTCTGGTACAGATAAAGGATATCGTTTCAAGGAGAAATGTGCCGAAAAACTACCTTGAGCAGATCCTTAACAGGTTGCTTAAAAGTGGTATCGTTAAAAGTGTCAGAGGCAATAAGGGTGGATATGTTCTTTCGAAAAGTCCTGATTCACTAATGCTCATTGAGGTGATTGAGGTTCTTGAAGGAGAGATAAACCTGACTGGTAATATCGGCTATGATGCTTTAAAGCCTTTGGTTCGGAGTATTGAAGAGTCAATGAAATCGGTTTTGAATATATCTCTGGCAGAGCTTTGGACTAAGCAGAGAAAAATGGAACAGCAGATAGTATATCACATTTAAAGGTTTTTCAGTATGAATATTTATAAAAACATCTCTTCTTTGGTTGGGAACACACCTCTTGTGCAGATGAACAGATGTGTAAGGTCTGCGGGCAATCTGGTAGCTGCAAAGCTTGAGTATTTCAATCCTTGCGGGTCTGTTAAGGACAGGGCAGCCTTGGGGATGATTGAAGCAGCAGAAGAGAGTGGGTCTATACGATCCGGCTCCACTATAATCGAAGCGACAAGTGGTAATACCGGGATTTCCCTCGCATTCATTGCTGCTGAACGGGGGTATCGTCTCATCGTGGTGATGCCCGACAGTATGAGTGTGGAGAGAAGAAGAATACTTGCAGCCTTCGGGGTGCAACTCGAGCTCACCCCTGCACATGAGGGAATGCAGGGGTCAATCGAAAGAGCACAGCAGTTAGCTCAGGAGATTGAGGGGGCTTTTCTGGTAAGTCAGTTTAACAATCCGGCCAACCCCGCTGTGCATGAGAAAACTACTGCTCAGGAAATCCTGCGCGACACAGAGGGGGGTATCGATATATTTGTTGCGGGAGTAGGTACAGGGGGCACTTTGACCGGTGTTGGCAAGGTGCTTAAAGAGGCGAAACCGGAGATCAAAATCATTGCCGTAGAGCCTTGCACTTCAAATGTGCTGAGCGGAGGCCCTCCGGGACCACACATGATACAGGGGATCGGTGCAGGGTTTATACCTGAGGTGCTTGACAGAAATCTTATTGATCAGATAGTCAGGGTAAGTGATTCTGATGCTTTCACCTGGACCAGAAAAATTATGAGGGAAGAGGGGATTTCTGCCGGTATCTCATCCGGTGCTGCACTTTGCGGAGCATATCAGTACCTGAAGTCAAACAATCTGGAGGGCAAATCAGTTGTGGTTGTTTTCCCCGAT is a window from the Chitinispirillum alkaliphilum genome containing:
- a CDS encoding BadM/Rrf2 family transcriptional regulator yields the protein MNFISAKTNYGLIAVMELVENYDKSLVQIKDIVSRRNVPKNYLEQILNRLLKSGIVKSVRGNKGGYVLSKSPDSLMLIEVIEVLEGEINLTGNIGYDALKPLVRSIEESMKSVLNISLAELWTKQRKMEQQIVYHI
- a CDS encoding Cysteine synthase — protein: MNIYKNISSLVGNTPLVQMNRCVRSAGNLVAAKLEYFNPCGSVKDRAALGMIEAAEESGSIRSGSTIIEATSGNTGISLAFIAAERGYRLIVVMPDSMSVERRRILAAFGVQLELTPAHEGMQGSIERAQQLAQEIEGAFLVSQFNNPANPAVHEKTTAQEILRDTEGGIDIFVAGVGTGGTLTGVGKVLKEAKPEIKIIAVEPCTSNVLSGGPPGPHMIQGIGAGFIPEVLDRNLIDQIVRVSDSDAFTWTRKIMREEGISAGISSGAALCGAYQYLKSNNLEGKSVVVVFPDAAERYLTVPMLFSARG